A single region of the Etheostoma cragini isolate CJK2018 chromosome 3, CSU_Ecrag_1.0, whole genome shotgun sequence genome encodes:
- the bicra gene encoding BRD4-interacting chromatin-remodeling complex-associated protein isoform X3, with amino-acid sequence MDDEDGRCLLDVICDPEALNDFLHGSETHLDTDDLLDGSSDPSSSFFSTTGGHVPEVQPAVQLSANEPAGLPRVSVDLDFLEDDDILGGSPGGESGSNGIGTNHEPCDILQQSLAEANITEQSLQEAEAELDLGSFGIPGLTQVVQTLPDASLSGAGGTAVGVGMGVGGAAAAIFPGSGPSTTATPPNAAADMLGSVLAQQGLQLQSQVMNKAISVQPFMQPVGLGNVTLQPISSLQALPNGSQSGHLGIGQIQVVGQPTVMTINQSGQPILAKAMGGYQLHQSGQDVSGAGSQAGLGGSGGGLLIQGNKATLGSPALNGPAVCVSSTNSSGTMTPAGLVGFGSTTLSSGIGHQTQNQGQIMQNVIIQRTPTPIQPKPPQGGAIQPKLFKQQQQQQQQQSQPGPQTLQNDAHKALGLQQIPVSAAQNVTFLTGKPGSNVVLSTQASTQGPQFQQTLFKQQAPQPSGKPLSVHLLNQQGIVIPSQTVLQGQNHQFLLPQLQAGGQILTQHPGGHIITSQGPGGQLIANQILTSNQNINLGQVLASQGHPGAAHILSGSIQLQPGQMGTPTLFQMPVSLAQSQSQTQTHTVSGHAQTVIQGMPIQNSLTMLSQVEGLSPAVSLQPALQPQPGGVPSSTGAATMAQGQPGECVTVLGSSTDQAAHPTQQHAPQSSILAMQTASCVSTATTVTSSSQSMSVPTSSSVTAVGLVPHQAQHSPGRLLFTNQGSSMILSQESLQMFLQQEQHHQTENESTPSAGVPASVIVSSNSVTAPAPSVHDSQLTDSWVGLSHSPSPGPSHMAAVVKQVPSSGHQQSLIQGMSPSPALSTHSSAPPVAVSPQPSHSPLTLSQHIQSPHHQQQSRPPSQPQPQSQTPSRSCTPSSHPQLFIVHNQMAESPQPAPQGQQQHTQPQHAHIQVQLQLQPQPRPASQPAPYQQDMPPLSQSPKPPPPPAPPAPHQFTAPPVSTSAAAVVKAQVPIPGLTAEHQHHLQLVAAQIQTLSAISQPSPQQKQLLDKLHQVQQSIVLQAKQAAQPQAAGPFSSQQDVPVDKVAVASSASAGLPAQLPSVLQQMSVLVKTPAPASSDLQVFSGAQGPAGAMGNQTVTPSSLNQPAQVQPKPGVISSVGGMTLGKGGMQIQVLGTSLTQMPAPQLPAPLQTQTTTMKMPFSAEPSKEARMLEQLRKQQGSVLHPNYSAPFYSFEDTMHRLLPYHLYQGTANSSQDYQKVDDEFETVSCHLLKRTQAMLDKYRHLLFAESKRLGPSAEMVMIDRMFIQEEKIALSQDRILAKERPEEFVANARMLESVVSSQQKAPSAEPTSASGGVAAAVPAPAPAAPVPVPLSNLAPNPPPAPTPSPSPASAPVPAPASAPAPPAAPTATPFPPTKLVIKHGGGGASVSWSSGGPPPPAAVGRLAEPAAQSSSFSRASAASPDDDDALPQRTSKPPMKTYEARRRIGLKLKIKQDQTGFSKVVHNTALDPVHTPQPQQSGQSTSQPQTQPQGQAAVLHPKPRPLSTPPPTVIRTQSPICTASSASLVTTATSQSNPPLRGTVPPNAAPASSSSTSTSHTWSLSSSASSTQVNGSLDHHDGGGLKHNSASTATPSQTTCRLPLRKTYRENISPRVRPGVPGGGDESLSYPRPTPSPPQHDASSPPSERTVIASVKVEKRGRDALHSHTESSHETGRLRSAMQGLDEMDEVFSRGIKTTQHHHHPQLPDREGAKERGEEQTDQETDVSKYKRASGKNRHRAGGTFRMDQHAPGPPSPESSFTRDSLLPAKRCKSDSPDMDNASFSSGSPPDDSLNEHLQCAIDSILNLQQEPSARGHHIKGGHSRSQQHQSQRPGGLAASSHRPSVPPTSSASASSSLAQHPQVGGRGHNGSLVSQTQSR; translated from the exons TTGGACACTGACGACCTATTGGATGGTTCGAGTGACCCCTCCAGCTCGTTCTTCTCTACCACTGGG GGCCATGTTCCAGAGGTCCAGCCTGCAGTCCAGCTGTCGGCCAATGAGCCGGCCGGCCTACCCAGAGTCAGTGTTGACCTGGACTTCCTGGAGGATGATGACATCCTGGGAGGATCCCCAGGTGGTGAaagtgggagcaatggcattGGGACAAATCACGAGCCATGCGACATCCTGCAGCAGAGCTTGGCTGAAGCAAACATCACAGAGCAAAGCTTACAGGAGGCAGAGGCTGAGCTGGACCTGGGCTCCTTTGGAATTCCAGGCCTTACGCAGGTGGTACAGACACTGCCTGATGCCAGCCTCTCTGGGGCTGGAGGCACTGCTGTTGGTGTAGGCATGGGTGTTgggggagcagcagcagcaatttTCCCTGGGTCAGGCCCGAGCACCACTGCTACTCCTCCCAATGCTGCAGCTGACATGCTGGGGTCAGTGCTTGCTCAGCAGGGCCTTCAACTCCAATCCCAGGTCATGAACAAGGCCATTAGTGTTCAGCCGTTTATGCAGCCCGTCGGCCTGGGAAATGTGACACTTCAGCCCATTTCAAGTCTCCAAGCTCTTCCTAATGGGAGTCAGTCTGGACATTTGGGTATCGGACAGATTCAGGTTGTGGGTCAACCTACAGTCATGACTATCAATCAGTCTGGGCAGCCAATCCTAGCTAAGGCCATGGGTGGATACCAGCTGCATCAGTCTGGGCAAGATGTATCAGGTGCTGGTTCTCAGGCAGGGCTTGGAGGCTCAGGGGGTGGACTTCTGATCCAAGGTAACAAAGCCACTTTGGGATCTCCAGCTTTAAACGGACCGGCTGTTTGTGTCAGCAGCACAAACAGCAGCGGCACAATGACCCCTGCTGGGCTCGTGGGCTTTGGCAGCACCACTCTAAGTTCAGGAATTGGACACCAGACGCAAAACCAAGGCCAAATCATGCAGAACGTGATCATCCAGCGCACACCAACACCCATTCAGCCTAAACCCCCTCAGGGGGGAGCCATCCAACCGAAACTTttcaaacagcaacaacagcagcagcagcagcagtcacagCCAGGACCCCAAACGCTGCAGAACGATGCCCACAAGGCTCTAGGGCTGCAGCAAATTCCAGTTTCTGCTGCTCAGAATGTAACCTTCCTGACAGGAAAGCCTGGTTCTAACGTTGTCCTGAGTACTCAGGCCTCAACACAAGGCCCTCAGTTTCAACAAACCCTATTCAAGCAACAAGCACCACAACCATCGGGCAAGCCTCTTAGTGTACACTTGTTAAACCAACAGGGCATCGTTATTCCCTCTCAGACAGTTCTGCAAGGTCAGAACCACCAGTTTCTCCTACCACAACTACAAGCAGGTGGGCAGATCCTGACCCAGCACCCTGGGGGGCACATTATAACAAGTCAGGGTCCTGGTGGACAGCTCATTGCAAACCAGATTTTAACTTCAAACCAGAACATCAACCTGGGCCAGGTGTTGGCTTCACAGGGCCACCCCGGGGCAGCCCACATCCTCTCTGGATCTATCCAGCTCCAGCCTGGCCAGATGGGCACGCCCACGCTCTTTCAAATGCCCGTCTCGTTGGCCCAGAGTCAAAGccagacacagacccacacTGTCTCAGGTCATGCCCAGACAGTCATACAGGGCATGCCCATCCAGAACTCCCTGACCATGCTCAGTCAGGTGGAGGGGCTGAGCCCCGCAGTCAGCCTTCAGCCAGCCCTGCAGCCTCAGCCAGGCGGAGTCCCCAGCAGCACAGGTGCAGCGACCATGGCTCAGGGCCAGCCCGGAGAGTGTGTTACTGTTCTGGGTAGCTCCACGGACCAGGCTGCTCATCCCACTCAGCAGCATGCACCACAGTCCTCTATCCTCGCCATGCAAACGGCATCCTGTGTGTCCACGGCTACTACAGTAACCTCCTCTTCTCAGTCCATGTCTGTGCCCACCTCGTCCTCTGTCACAGCAGTGGGGCTGGTCCCCCATCAGGCTCAACATAGTCCAGGGAGGTTACTGTTCACCAACCAGGGCTCCAGTATGATCCTGAGCCAAGAGTCTCTGCAGATGTTCCTGCAACAG GAGCAGCACCACCAAACAGAGAATGAGTCCACCCCCTCTGCTGGCGTTCCAGCGTCTGTAATCGTCAGCAGCAACAGCGTCACTGCTCCGGCCCCCTCTGTCCATGACAGCCAATTAACTGACTCTTGGGTGGGTCTGAGCCACAGCCCTTCCCCTGGCCCCTCCCACATGGCAGCAGTGGTAAAGCAG GTGCCCTCCAGTGGACATCAGCAGTCCCTAATCCAGGGCATGTCCCCCTCCCCGGCCTTGTCCACTCACTCCTCGGCGCCCCCAGTGGCGGTCAGCCCGCAGCCTTCCCACTCTCCTCTCACTCTGAGCCAGCACATCCAGTCACCGCACCATCAGCAGCAGTCGCGTCCTCCCTCCCAGCCGCAGCCACAGTCCCAAACGCCCTCCCGCTCATGCACCCCCTCCTCTCACCCCCAGCTCTTTATTGTCCACAACCAGATGGCGGAATCCCCCCAGCCGGCTCCGCAgggccagcagcagcacacacagccCCAGCACGCACACATTCAGGttcagctgcagctgcagcctcAGCCGCGGCCGGCCTCTCAGCCCGCCCCTTATCAACAAGATATGCCTCCGCTGTCCCAGTCGCCCaagcccccccctcctcctgcgCCGCCCGCACCACACCAGTTCACCGCTCCTCCTGTCAGCACTTCTGCCGCTGCTGTGGTCAAAGCCCAGGTTCCAATCCCGGGCCTGACAGCAGAGCACCAGCACCACCTGCAACTAGTCGCTGCACAGATTCAGACGCTGTCGGCCATCAGCCAGCCCTCGCCTCAGCAGAAACAGCTGCTGGACAAGCTACACCAG GTGCAGCAGAGCATCGTGCTGCAGGCCAAGCAGGCTGCTCAGCCTCAAGCCGCCGGTCCGTTCAGCTCCCAGCAAGACGTGCCTGTTGATAAAGTGGCGGTTGCATCATCGGCCAGCGCTGGTCTGCCTGCTCAGCTTCCCTCGGTGCTGCAGCAGATGTCGGTGCTCGTCAAAACACCGGCTCCAG CATCAAGTGACTTACAGGTATTCTCAGGAGCCCAAGGGCCAGCTGGAGCAATGGGGAATCAGACTGTCACTCCTTCCAGCCTTAACCAGCCTGCACAG GTTCAGCCAAAGCCAGGGGTGATCAGCTCAGTGGGAGGGATGACTCTGGGGAAAGGTGGGATGCAGATACAGGTGTTAGGTACTAGTCTTACTCAAATGCCTGCTCCACAGCTCCCAGCTCCACTACAAACTCAG ACAACAACAATGAAGATGCCTTTCAGTGCAGAGCCCAGCAAAGAAGCCAG GATGCTGGAACAGCTGAGGAAACAGCAGGGTTCAGTGCTTCACCCAAACTACAGTGCCCCTTTTTACTCCTTTGAGGACACAATGCACAGACTGCTGCCTTACCATCTCTACCAGGGAACTGCCAACTCTTCTCAAGATTATCAGAAAG TGGATGATGAATTTGAGACGGTCTCCTGCCATCTGCTGAAAAGGACCCAGGCGATGCTGGATAAGTATCGCCACCTGCTCTTTGCTGAGTCAAAA AGACTGGGCCCCTCGGCAGAGATGGTGATGATTGACCGGATGTTCATTCAGGAAGAGAAGATTGCGTTGAGCCAGGACAGGATTTTGGCCAAGGAGAGACCAG AGGAGTTTGTGGCAAACGCCCGCATGTTGGAGAGTGTAGTTTCATCCCAACAGAAAGCACCTTCTGCTGAGCCCACATCAGCGAGTGGAGGCGTAGCCGCTGCTGTCCCTGCTCCAGCGCCTGCGGCTCCGGTCCCAGTCCCTCTCTCAAACCTCGCCCCAAACCCTCCTCCTGCTCCCACCCCGTCTCCATCTCCTGCTTCCGCTCCAGTCCCTGCTCCTGCTTCAGCTCCAGCACCTCCTGCCGCCCCCACCGCCACCCCTTTCCCCCCTACCAAACTGGTCATCAAGCATGGCGGAGGCGGAGCCTCTGTGTCCTGGTCCAGCGGCGGTCCCCCACCTCCAGCTGCAGTGGGCAGGCTGGCCGAACCCGCCGCCCAGAGCTCCTCCTTCAGTCGCGCTTCGGCAGCATCGCCCGACGACGATGATGCCCTCCCGCAGAGAACCAGCAAACCGCCTATGAAGACCTACGAGGCTCGCAGGAGAATAGGCTTGAAGCTGAAGATCAAGCAGGACCAGACAGGGTTCAGCAAGGTGGTCCACAACACTGCCTTAGACCCTGTGCACACACCTCAGCCCCAGCAGAGCGGCCAGTCTACATCCCAGCCTCAGACTCAGCCCCAGGGCCAAGCTGCTGTACTGCACCCAAAGCCCCGCCCACTGTCAACGCCCCCTCCCACAGTAATTAGAACTCAGTCTCCCATATGCACTGCTTCCTCTGCCTCATTGGTCACCACAGCAACCTCTCAGTCTAACCCGCCACTGAGAGGTACTGTTCCCCCCAACGCAGCCCCagcttcctcttcctctacCTCTACCTCCCACACTTGGTCGTTGTCCTCCTCCGCCTCTTCCACTCAAGTGAACGGGTCGTTGGATCACCACGACGGGGGTGGGCTCAAACACAATTCTGCCTCCACTGCCACGCCCTCGCAGACAACATGCCGTCTCCCCCTTAGGAAAACCTACCGGGAAAACATTAGTCCCCGGGTCAGACCCGGTGTTCCAGGGGGAGGAGACGAAAGTTTGTCCTACCCGAGACCCACGCCATCACCCCCCCAGCACGATGCCTCCTCCCCCCCCTCAGAGCGGACAGTTATAGCCAGTGTGAAGGTGGAGAAACGAGGCCGAGATGCCTTGCATAGCCACACAGAGTCGAGCCACGAAACGGGCCGTTTAAGGAGTGCAATGCAGGGACTGGACGAGATGGACGAGGTGTTCAGCCGTGGAATCAAAACCACACAGCACCACCATCACCCACAGCTCCCCGACCGGGAGGGGGCcaaggagagaggggaggagcaAACAGACCAAGAGACAGATGTAAGTAAATACAAGAGGGCAAGTGGGAAAAACAGACATAGGGCCGGCGGGACGTTCAGAATGGACCAGCATGCCCCTGGGCCTCCCTCCCCAGAGTCCTCCTTCACGCGAGACTCTTTGCTTCCTGCCAAACGCTGCAAGTCAGACTCCCCTGACATGGACAACGCCAGCTTCTCCAGCGGCAGCCCCCCGGAC
- the bicra gene encoding BRD4-interacting chromatin-remodeling complex-associated protein isoform X4: MDDEDGRCLLDVICDPEALNDFLHGSETHLDTDDLLDGSSDPSSSFFSTTGGHVPEVQPAVQLSANEPAGLPRVSVDLDFLEDDDILGGSPGGESGSNGIGTNHEPCDILQQSLAEANITEQSLQEAEAELDLGSFGIPGLTQVVQTLPDASLSGAGGTAVGVGMGVGGAAAAIFPGSGPSTTATPPNAAADMLGSVLAQQGLQLQSQVMNKAISVQPFMQPVGLGNVTLQPISSLQALPNGSQSGHLGIGQIQVVGQPTVMTINQSGQPILAKAMGGYQLHQSGQDVSGAGSQAGLGGSGGGLLIQGNKATLGSPALNGPAVCVSSTNSSGTMTPAGLVGFGSTTLSSGIGHQTQNQGQIMQNVIIQRTPTPIQPKPPQGGAIQPKLFKQQQQQQQQQSQPGPQTLQNDAHKALGLQQIPVSAAQNVTFLTGKPGSNVVLSTQASTQGPQFQQTLFKQQAPQPSGKPLSVHLLNQQGIVIPSQTVLQGQNHQFLLPQLQAGGQILTQHPGGHIITSQGPGGQLIANQILTSNQNINLGQVLASQGHPGAAHILSGSIQLQPGQMGTPTLFQMPVSLAQSQSQTQTHTVSGHAQTVIQGMPIQNSLTMLSQVEGLSPAVSLQPALQPQPGGVPSSTGAATMAQGQPGECVTVLGSSTDQAAHPTQQHAPQSSILAMQTASCVSTATTVTSSSQSMSVPTSSSVTAVGLVPHQAQHSPGRLLFTNQGSSMILSQESLQMFLQQEQHHQTENESTPSAGVPASVIVSSNSVTAPAPSVHDSQLTDSWVPSSGHQQSLIQGMSPSPALSTHSSAPPVAVSPQPSHSPLTLSQHIQSPHHQQQSRPPSQPQPQSQTPSRSCTPSSHPQLFIVHNQMAESPQPAPQGQQQHTQPQHAHIQVQLQLQPQPRPASQPAPYQQDMPPLSQSPKPPPPPAPPAPHQFTAPPVSTSAAAVVKAQVPIPGLTAEHQHHLQLVAAQIQTLSAISQPSPQQKQLLDKLHQVQQSIVLQAKQAAQPQAAGPFSSQQDVPVDKVAVASSASAGLPAQLPSVLQQMSVLVKTPAPASSDLQVFSGAQGPAGAMGNQTVTPSSLNQPAQVQPKPGVISSVGGMTLGKGGMQIQVLGTSLTQMPAPQLPAPLQTQTTTMKMPFSAEPSKEARMLEQLRKQQGSVLHPNYSAPFYSFEDTMHRLLPYHLYQGTANSSQDYQKVDDEFETVSCHLLKRTQAMLDKYRHLLFAESKAFKPEQRLGPSAEMVMIDRMFIQEEKIALSQDRILAKERPEEFVANARMLESVVSSQQKAPSAEPTSASGGVAAAVPAPAPAAPVPVPLSNLAPNPPPAPTPSPSPASAPVPAPASAPAPPAAPTATPFPPTKLVIKHGGGGASVSWSSGGPPPPAAVGRLAEPAAQSSSFSRASAASPDDDDALPQRTSKPPMKTYEARRRIGLKLKIKQDQTGFSKVVHNTALDPVHTPQPQQSGQSTSQPQTQPQGQAAVLHPKPRPLSTPPPTVIRTQSPICTASSASLVTTATSQSNPPLRGTVPPNAAPASSSSTSTSHTWSLSSSASSTQVNGSLDHHDGGGLKHNSASTATPSQTTCRLPLRKTYRENISPRVRPGVPGGGDESLSYPRPTPSPPQHDASSPPSERTVIASVKVEKRGRDALHSHTESSHETGRLRSAMQGLDEMDEVFSRGIKTTQHHHHPQLPDREGAKERGEEQTDQETDVSKYKRASGKNRHRAGGTFRMDQHAPGPPSPESSFTRDSLLPAKRCKSDSPDMDNASFSSGSPPDDSLNEHLQCAIDSILNLQQEPSARGHHIKGGHSRSQQHQSQRPGGLAASSHRPSVPPTSSASASSSLAQHPQVGGRGHNGSLVSQTQSR; this comes from the exons TTGGACACTGACGACCTATTGGATGGTTCGAGTGACCCCTCCAGCTCGTTCTTCTCTACCACTGGG GGCCATGTTCCAGAGGTCCAGCCTGCAGTCCAGCTGTCGGCCAATGAGCCGGCCGGCCTACCCAGAGTCAGTGTTGACCTGGACTTCCTGGAGGATGATGACATCCTGGGAGGATCCCCAGGTGGTGAaagtgggagcaatggcattGGGACAAATCACGAGCCATGCGACATCCTGCAGCAGAGCTTGGCTGAAGCAAACATCACAGAGCAAAGCTTACAGGAGGCAGAGGCTGAGCTGGACCTGGGCTCCTTTGGAATTCCAGGCCTTACGCAGGTGGTACAGACACTGCCTGATGCCAGCCTCTCTGGGGCTGGAGGCACTGCTGTTGGTGTAGGCATGGGTGTTgggggagcagcagcagcaatttTCCCTGGGTCAGGCCCGAGCACCACTGCTACTCCTCCCAATGCTGCAGCTGACATGCTGGGGTCAGTGCTTGCTCAGCAGGGCCTTCAACTCCAATCCCAGGTCATGAACAAGGCCATTAGTGTTCAGCCGTTTATGCAGCCCGTCGGCCTGGGAAATGTGACACTTCAGCCCATTTCAAGTCTCCAAGCTCTTCCTAATGGGAGTCAGTCTGGACATTTGGGTATCGGACAGATTCAGGTTGTGGGTCAACCTACAGTCATGACTATCAATCAGTCTGGGCAGCCAATCCTAGCTAAGGCCATGGGTGGATACCAGCTGCATCAGTCTGGGCAAGATGTATCAGGTGCTGGTTCTCAGGCAGGGCTTGGAGGCTCAGGGGGTGGACTTCTGATCCAAGGTAACAAAGCCACTTTGGGATCTCCAGCTTTAAACGGACCGGCTGTTTGTGTCAGCAGCACAAACAGCAGCGGCACAATGACCCCTGCTGGGCTCGTGGGCTTTGGCAGCACCACTCTAAGTTCAGGAATTGGACACCAGACGCAAAACCAAGGCCAAATCATGCAGAACGTGATCATCCAGCGCACACCAACACCCATTCAGCCTAAACCCCCTCAGGGGGGAGCCATCCAACCGAAACTTttcaaacagcaacaacagcagcagcagcagcagtcacagCCAGGACCCCAAACGCTGCAGAACGATGCCCACAAGGCTCTAGGGCTGCAGCAAATTCCAGTTTCTGCTGCTCAGAATGTAACCTTCCTGACAGGAAAGCCTGGTTCTAACGTTGTCCTGAGTACTCAGGCCTCAACACAAGGCCCTCAGTTTCAACAAACCCTATTCAAGCAACAAGCACCACAACCATCGGGCAAGCCTCTTAGTGTACACTTGTTAAACCAACAGGGCATCGTTATTCCCTCTCAGACAGTTCTGCAAGGTCAGAACCACCAGTTTCTCCTACCACAACTACAAGCAGGTGGGCAGATCCTGACCCAGCACCCTGGGGGGCACATTATAACAAGTCAGGGTCCTGGTGGACAGCTCATTGCAAACCAGATTTTAACTTCAAACCAGAACATCAACCTGGGCCAGGTGTTGGCTTCACAGGGCCACCCCGGGGCAGCCCACATCCTCTCTGGATCTATCCAGCTCCAGCCTGGCCAGATGGGCACGCCCACGCTCTTTCAAATGCCCGTCTCGTTGGCCCAGAGTCAAAGccagacacagacccacacTGTCTCAGGTCATGCCCAGACAGTCATACAGGGCATGCCCATCCAGAACTCCCTGACCATGCTCAGTCAGGTGGAGGGGCTGAGCCCCGCAGTCAGCCTTCAGCCAGCCCTGCAGCCTCAGCCAGGCGGAGTCCCCAGCAGCACAGGTGCAGCGACCATGGCTCAGGGCCAGCCCGGAGAGTGTGTTACTGTTCTGGGTAGCTCCACGGACCAGGCTGCTCATCCCACTCAGCAGCATGCACCACAGTCCTCTATCCTCGCCATGCAAACGGCATCCTGTGTGTCCACGGCTACTACAGTAACCTCCTCTTCTCAGTCCATGTCTGTGCCCACCTCGTCCTCTGTCACAGCAGTGGGGCTGGTCCCCCATCAGGCTCAACATAGTCCAGGGAGGTTACTGTTCACCAACCAGGGCTCCAGTATGATCCTGAGCCAAGAGTCTCTGCAGATGTTCCTGCAACAG GAGCAGCACCACCAAACAGAGAATGAGTCCACCCCCTCTGCTGGCGTTCCAGCGTCTGTAATCGTCAGCAGCAACAGCGTCACTGCTCCGGCCCCCTCTGTCCATGACAGCCAATTAACTGACTCTTGG GTGCCCTCCAGTGGACATCAGCAGTCCCTAATCCAGGGCATGTCCCCCTCCCCGGCCTTGTCCACTCACTCCTCGGCGCCCCCAGTGGCGGTCAGCCCGCAGCCTTCCCACTCTCCTCTCACTCTGAGCCAGCACATCCAGTCACCGCACCATCAGCAGCAGTCGCGTCCTCCCTCCCAGCCGCAGCCACAGTCCCAAACGCCCTCCCGCTCATGCACCCCCTCCTCTCACCCCCAGCTCTTTATTGTCCACAACCAGATGGCGGAATCCCCCCAGCCGGCTCCGCAgggccagcagcagcacacacagccCCAGCACGCACACATTCAGGttcagctgcagctgcagcctcAGCCGCGGCCGGCCTCTCAGCCCGCCCCTTATCAACAAGATATGCCTCCGCTGTCCCAGTCGCCCaagcccccccctcctcctgcgCCGCCCGCACCACACCAGTTCACCGCTCCTCCTGTCAGCACTTCTGCCGCTGCTGTGGTCAAAGCCCAGGTTCCAATCCCGGGCCTGACAGCAGAGCACCAGCACCACCTGCAACTAGTCGCTGCACAGATTCAGACGCTGTCGGCCATCAGCCAGCCCTCGCCTCAGCAGAAACAGCTGCTGGACAAGCTACACCAG GTGCAGCAGAGCATCGTGCTGCAGGCCAAGCAGGCTGCTCAGCCTCAAGCCGCCGGTCCGTTCAGCTCCCAGCAAGACGTGCCTGTTGATAAAGTGGCGGTTGCATCATCGGCCAGCGCTGGTCTGCCTGCTCAGCTTCCCTCGGTGCTGCAGCAGATGTCGGTGCTCGTCAAAACACCGGCTCCAG CATCAAGTGACTTACAGGTATTCTCAGGAGCCCAAGGGCCAGCTGGAGCAATGGGGAATCAGACTGTCACTCCTTCCAGCCTTAACCAGCCTGCACAG GTTCAGCCAAAGCCAGGGGTGATCAGCTCAGTGGGAGGGATGACTCTGGGGAAAGGTGGGATGCAGATACAGGTGTTAGGTACTAGTCTTACTCAAATGCCTGCTCCACAGCTCCCAGCTCCACTACAAACTCAG ACAACAACAATGAAGATGCCTTTCAGTGCAGAGCCCAGCAAAGAAGCCAG GATGCTGGAACAGCTGAGGAAACAGCAGGGTTCAGTGCTTCACCCAAACTACAGTGCCCCTTTTTACTCCTTTGAGGACACAATGCACAGACTGCTGCCTTACCATCTCTACCAGGGAACTGCCAACTCTTCTCAAGATTATCAGAAAG TGGATGATGAATTTGAGACGGTCTCCTGCCATCTGCTGAAAAGGACCCAGGCGATGCTGGATAAGTATCGCCACCTGCTCTTTGCTGAGTCAAAA GCGTTTAAACCCGAGCAGAGACTGGGCCCCTCGGCAGAGATGGTGATGATTGACCGGATGTTCATTCAGGAAGAGAAGATTGCGTTGAGCCAGGACAGGATTTTGGCCAAGGAGAGACCAG AGGAGTTTGTGGCAAACGCCCGCATGTTGGAGAGTGTAGTTTCATCCCAACAGAAAGCACCTTCTGCTGAGCCCACATCAGCGAGTGGAGGCGTAGCCGCTGCTGTCCCTGCTCCAGCGCCTGCGGCTCCGGTCCCAGTCCCTCTCTCAAACCTCGCCCCAAACCCTCCTCCTGCTCCCACCCCGTCTCCATCTCCTGCTTCCGCTCCAGTCCCTGCTCCTGCTTCAGCTCCAGCACCTCCTGCCGCCCCCACCGCCACCCCTTTCCCCCCTACCAAACTGGTCATCAAGCATGGCGGAGGCGGAGCCTCTGTGTCCTGGTCCAGCGGCGGTCCCCCACCTCCAGCTGCAGTGGGCAGGCTGGCCGAACCCGCCGCCCAGAGCTCCTCCTTCAGTCGCGCTTCGGCAGCATCGCCCGACGACGATGATGCCCTCCCGCAGAGAACCAGCAAACCGCCTATGAAGACCTACGAGGCTCGCAGGAGAATAGGCTTGAAGCTGAAGATCAAGCAGGACCAGACAGGGTTCAGCAAGGTGGTCCACAACACTGCCTTAGACCCTGTGCACACACCTCAGCCCCAGCAGAGCGGCCAGTCTACATCCCAGCCTCAGACTCAGCCCCAGGGCCAAGCTGCTGTACTGCACCCAAAGCCCCGCCCACTGTCAACGCCCCCTCCCACAGTAATTAGAACTCAGTCTCCCATATGCACTGCTTCCTCTGCCTCATTGGTCACCACAGCAACCTCTCAGTCTAACCCGCCACTGAGAGGTACTGTTCCCCCCAACGCAGCCCCagcttcctcttcctctacCTCTACCTCCCACACTTGGTCGTTGTCCTCCTCCGCCTCTTCCACTCAAGTGAACGGGTCGTTGGATCACCACGACGGGGGTGGGCTCAAACACAATTCTGCCTCCACTGCCACGCCCTCGCAGACAACATGCCGTCTCCCCCTTAGGAAAACCTACCGGGAAAACATTAGTCCCCGGGTCAGACCCGGTGTTCCAGGGGGAGGAGACGAAAGTTTGTCCTACCCGAGACCCACGCCATCACCCCCCCAGCACGATGCCTCCTCCCCCCCCTCAGAGCGGACAGTTATAGCCAGTGTGAAGGTGGAGAAACGAGGCCGAGATGCCTTGCATAGCCACACAGAGTCGAGCCACGAAACGGGCCGTTTAAGGAGTGCAATGCAGGGACTGGACGAGATGGACGAGGTGTTCAGCCGTGGAATCAAAACCACACAGCACCACCATCACCCACAGCTCCCCGACCGGGAGGGGGCcaaggagagaggggaggagcaAACAGACCAAGAGACAGATGTAAGTAAATACAAGAGGGCAAGTGGGAAAAACAGACATAGGGCCGGCGGGACGTTCAGAATGGACCAGCATGCCCCTGGGCCTCCCTCCCCAGAGTCCTCCTTCACGCGAGACTCTTTGCTTCCTGCCAAACGCTGCAAGTCAGACTCCCCTGACATGGACAACGCCAGCTTCTCCAGCGGCAGCCCCCCGGAC